A portion of the candidate division WOR-3 bacterium genome contains these proteins:
- a CDS encoding DUF5618 family protein, giving the protein MENLKINPEEIEKIKEEAIKLYKNAKETLNKSPLDDEGEYYEEIKYVQEAYGALWLSILKALDYALLKTGKIIKKELPQSSEAYRDYINKYLLHRDGKLRKTFEILYDEIHIGGYYRGLNRSKRKIKIDFEDAKKFLQKLGIEVED; this is encoded by the coding sequence ATGGAAAATTTAAAAATAAATCCAGAAGAAATTGAGAAAATAAAAGAAGAGGCAATAAAGTTGTATAAAAATGCAAAAGAAACATTAAATAAATCTCCCTTGGATGATGAGGGAGAATATTATGAAGAAATAAAATATGTTCAGGAGGCTTATGGAGCTTTATGGCTTTCTATTTTAAAGGCTCTTGATTATGCTTTACTAAAAACAGGAAAAATAATTAAAAAAGAATTGCCTCAAAGTTCTGAAGCATATAGAGATTATATAAATAAATATTTATTGCATAGAGATGGAAAATTAAGAAAAACATTTGAAATTTTATATGATGAAATTCATATTGGAGGTTATTATAGAGGATTGAACAGATCAAAAAGAAAAATAAAAATAGATTTTGAAGATGCAAAAAAATTTCTTCAAAAATTAGGGATAGAAGTTGAAGATTAA
- a CDS encoding integrase core domain-containing protein: protein MLFKVKRVQTDNGSEFMGEFEELLNKLNIIHFFNYPKDPQSNAFVERFNRTLHEHLIEWNLKEIIQPDKFNYYLMNYLLWYNTQKPHQALNTFSPIEYFLKKYVKNNYYSNMYINRTYS from the coding sequence ATGCTATTTAAAGTAAAAAGAGTCCAAACTGATAACGGAAGCGAATTTATGGGAGAATTTGAAGAATTACTTAATAAATTAAACATTATTCATTTCTTTAATTATCCTAAAGATCCTCAGAGTAATGCTTTTGTAGAAAGATTTAATAGAACTCTCCACGAACATTTAATTGAGTGGAATTTAAAGGAGATTATTCAGCCTGATAAATTCAACTACTATTTGATGAATTACCTTCTATGGTATAATACACAAAAACCACATCAAGCCCTTAACACTTTTTCACCTATTGAATACTTTTTGAAAAAATATGTAAAGAACAATTATTATTCTAATATGTATATAAATCGTACATACTCTTGA
- a CDS encoding MoxR family ATPase, whose translation MKILKRNKSVNIKGLKKLLVDIVKKILEGKAYEIPALFIWGPPGVGKSTIIKEVAKEYNLEVIDLRLAQIDPADLRGIPFPDKDTKRLVWWIPEFFPKDGKGFLFLDELNLADLSIQATAYQLVLDRRVGNYKLPDGWYVIAAGNRKEDAVNVFDMPDPLVSRFIHIEVEPDLDAWIEWAVKKGISEEIIAYLKYKPENFINIKPNRVSIAYPCPRTWEFANTMLKLTKDVEMIALAVGNPVAADFIAFLEVYRELPDIEKVLETGEINFPPREKTSIWWVISTALGLRPKNQRHIDNVAKILLEIRKNFVEYGSYILNLILKDNEKGLMLMKSRFYKELREAYFDSLL comes from the coding sequence ATGAAAATTTTAAAAAGAAATAAATCGGTGAATATAAAAGGATTAAAAAAATTACTTGTTGATATAGTAAAAAAAATATTAGAAGGAAAAGCATATGAAATACCAGCTCTTTTCATTTGGGGACCTCCTGGTGTTGGTAAATCCACAATCATTAAAGAGGTGGCAAAAGAATATAATTTAGAAGTTATAGATTTGAGACTCGCACAAATTGACCCTGCTGATCTTAGAGGTATTCCATTCCCAGATAAAGATACAAAAAGATTAGTCTGGTGGATCCCAGAATTCTTCCCAAAAGATGGAAAAGGTTTCCTCTTTTTAGATGAGTTAAATTTAGCAGACCTTTCAATTCAAGCAACTGCCTATCAACTTGTTCTTGATAGAAGAGTTGGTAATTACAAACTACCTGACGGCTGGTATGTAATAGCAGCTGGAAATAGAAAAGAAGATGCGGTAAATGTATTTGATATGCCTGACCCTTTGGTTTCAAGATTTATTCATATAGAAGTAGAACCAGACCTTGATGCCTGGATTGAATGGGCAGTAAAAAAAGGAATATCCGAAGAAATAATCGCTTATTTGAAATATAAACCCGAGAATTTTATTAACATAAAACCTAACAGGGTTTCAATTGCTTATCCATGCCCAAGAACATGGGAATTTGCAAATACAATGTTGAAATTGACGAAAGATGTAGAAATGATTGCACTTGCTGTTGGAAACCCTGTTGCTGCTGATTTTATTGCTTTTTTAGAAGTATACAGAGAGTTGCCTGATATAGAAAAAGTTTTAGAGACAGGAGAAATAAATTTTCCACCCCGCGAAAAAACCTCCATATGGTGGGTTATTTCAACTGCTTTAGGTTTAAGACCTAAAAATCAAAGACATATAGATAATGTTGCAAAGATTTTACTCGAGATTAGAAAAAATTTTGTTGAGTATGGTTCGTATATATTGAATTTGATTCTCAAAGATAATGAAAAGGGGTTAATGCTCATGAAAAGCAGATTTTATAAGGAATTAAGAGAAGCATATTTTGATTCTCTGCTTTAA